A portion of the Acidobacteriaceae bacterium genome contains these proteins:
- a CDS encoding histidine phosphatase family protein — protein sequence MMAGKAELWLVRHGETEWSLDGRHTSTTNIDLTEHGRVRAEELGAFLKDTKFSAVIVSPMKRAQETCRIAGFGDVMQVDAHLMEWNYGEAEGKSTKQIREELGKPDWNVWDDGVIGGESVDAVGERCDKVIARALEAAGPDGKVALFAHAHVLRILTARWLKLPAGNGRLFALSTGSVSALGFERETHVLLRWNRSFE from the coding sequence ATGATGGCAGGTAAGGCAGAACTTTGGCTGGTACGGCACGGAGAGACGGAGTGGTCGCTGGACGGACGCCACACGTCCACTACGAATATTGACCTGACCGAGCACGGGCGTGTTCGCGCCGAAGAGTTGGGTGCGTTCCTGAAAGATACGAAGTTTTCCGCTGTGATCGTGTCCCCCATGAAGCGTGCGCAGGAAACGTGCAGGATCGCCGGATTCGGCGACGTGATGCAGGTGGACGCGCACCTGATGGAGTGGAACTACGGCGAGGCGGAAGGGAAGTCGACGAAGCAGATTCGCGAAGAGCTCGGCAAGCCTGACTGGAACGTCTGGGACGATGGCGTCATCGGCGGCGAGAGCGTTGATGCCGTTGGCGAGCGTTGCGATAAGGTGATTGCCCGTGCGCTGGAAGCGGCTGGCCCGGACGGCAAGGTGGCATTGTTTGCCCATGCGCATGTGCTGCGAATTCTGACGGCGCGCTGGCTGAAGCTTCCTGCTGGTAATGGCCGGCTCTTTGCGCTAAGCACCGGTAGCGTCAGTGCGCTGGGCTTTGAGCGTGAGACGCACGTTCTGCTGCGCTGGAACCGCAGCTTTGAGTAA
- a CDS encoding TetR/AcrR family transcriptional regulator, protein MSEVQVNEPVRSGGAREKILRGAMRVFLEDGYDSVSMDRMAEAAGVARRTLYNQFPEGKEAVFRAAIELFWQGFPQVTWSEDAVADPEGSLREVAMAIASFWAAEEMVPYVRLAIAESTRFPGLMQHPGDNSGRLPLMEQLMEWLRLLDRKEILRVPNAELAMWQFFGLVTEPLVWPRVIGIQVPMDDAYRNSVIEGAAAAMMKLYAR, encoded by the coding sequence ATGAGCGAAGTTCAGGTGAATGAGCCGGTTAGATCTGGCGGCGCGCGCGAGAAGATTCTGCGTGGGGCCATGCGCGTTTTTCTGGAGGATGGTTACGACTCCGTGAGCATGGACCGGATGGCCGAGGCCGCTGGGGTGGCTCGGCGAACGCTGTACAACCAGTTTCCTGAGGGCAAGGAAGCGGTCTTTCGTGCGGCGATTGAGTTGTTCTGGCAGGGCTTTCCGCAGGTGACCTGGAGTGAGGATGCGGTGGCCGACCCGGAAGGCTCGCTCCGCGAGGTCGCCATGGCGATTGCGAGCTTTTGGGCAGCAGAGGAGATGGTTCCGTACGTTCGGCTGGCCATTGCGGAGTCCACGCGGTTTCCGGGGTTGATGCAGCACCCAGGGGACAACTCGGGTCGCTTGCCGCTGATGGAGCAGCTGATGGAGTGGCTTCGCCTGCTCGACCGCAAGGAGATCTTACGGGTCCCGAACGCAGAGTTGGCGATGTGGCAGTTCTTCGGTCTGGTCACAGAGCCACTGGTGTGGCCGCGTGTGATCGGGATTCAGGTTCCGATGGACGACGCTTACCGAAACTCTGTTATCGAAGGCGCAGCGGCGGCGATGATGAAACTCTACGCGCGGTAA
- the uvrB gene encoding excinuclease ABC subunit UvrB: protein MDFELQTEYSPQGDQPQAIRELVAGITAGEKDQVLLGVTGSGKTFTMAKVIQELNRPALILAHNKTLAAQLYHEFKQFFPNNAVEYFVSYYDYYQPEAYIPSGDLYIEKESTINDELDKLRLSATRSLFERRDCIIVSSVSCIYGLGSPEAYYGMLMLLEKGQKIKREDITRRLVEILYERNDVDFRRGTFRVRGDIIEVYPTYDENAFRIELFGDEIDALSQIDPLFGTVKQKYSRLPIYPKSHYVVQPERKTSAINSIVSELTEWEAQLEKEGRLVEAQRIHQRTRYDLEMIKSVGYCHGIENYSRHFSGRLPGEPPPTLLDYFPNDFLLFIDESHVTVPQLHGMWHGDRSRKQNLVDYGFRLPSAMDNRPLRFEEFETRTGQIMYVSATPGPYELTKSAGVVVEQIIRPTGLVDPPVEIRPVKGQIDDLLAEIRLRAERNQRVLVTTLTKRMAEDLANYYTEVGVKCRYMHSEIDTLERIRLLRDLRKGEYDVLIGINLLREGLDLPEVSLVAILDADKEGFLRSQGSLIQTIGRAARNVEGIAILYADKMTDSMRRALDETSRRREKQQAYNTEHGIEPRSVIRSIDDSLATILKADYQDLAEESEDPATLNFANQQELDAHIVKLETEMRESAKKFEFERAAKLRDQVKELRTKEFLFT, encoded by the coding sequence ATGGATTTCGAGCTCCAGACCGAATACTCTCCCCAGGGCGATCAGCCGCAGGCCATCCGTGAACTCGTCGCAGGCATCACCGCTGGCGAGAAAGACCAGGTTCTCCTCGGAGTCACCGGCTCCGGCAAGACCTTCACCATGGCGAAGGTTATCCAGGAGCTGAACCGCCCCGCGCTCATCCTCGCGCACAACAAGACCCTCGCCGCGCAGCTTTACCACGAGTTCAAGCAGTTCTTCCCCAACAACGCCGTCGAATACTTCGTCTCCTACTACGACTACTACCAGCCCGAGGCCTACATCCCCTCCGGCGACCTGTACATCGAGAAGGAATCGACCATCAACGACGAGCTCGACAAGCTGCGCCTCTCCGCCACGCGCTCCCTCTTCGAGCGCCGTGACTGCATCATCGTCTCTTCCGTCTCCTGCATCTACGGCCTCGGCTCGCCCGAAGCCTACTACGGCATGTTGATGCTCCTCGAGAAGGGCCAGAAGATCAAGCGCGAAGACATCACCCGCCGCCTCGTCGAAATCCTCTACGAGCGCAACGACGTCGACTTCCGCCGCGGCACCTTCCGCGTCCGCGGCGACATCATCGAGGTCTACCCCACCTACGACGAGAACGCCTTCCGCATCGAGCTCTTCGGCGACGAGATCGACGCCCTCTCGCAAATCGACCCGCTCTTCGGCACCGTCAAGCAGAAGTACTCCCGCCTGCCCATCTACCCGAAGTCCCACTACGTCGTGCAGCCCGAGCGCAAGACCTCTGCCATCAACTCCATCGTCTCCGAGCTCACCGAGTGGGAGGCACAGCTTGAAAAAGAAGGTCGCCTCGTCGAAGCCCAGCGCATCCACCAGCGCACCCGCTACGACCTCGAAATGATCAAGTCCGTCGGCTACTGCCACGGCATCGAGAACTACTCACGCCACTTCAGCGGTCGCCTTCCTGGCGAGCCGCCACCCACCCTCCTCGACTACTTCCCCAACGACTTCCTGCTCTTCATCGACGAATCGCACGTCACCGTCCCGCAGCTCCACGGCATGTGGCACGGCGACCGCTCACGCAAGCAGAACCTCGTCGACTACGGCTTCCGCCTCCCCTCCGCGATGGACAACCGCCCCCTCCGCTTCGAGGAGTTCGAAACCCGCACCGGCCAGATCATGTACGTCTCCGCCACGCCCGGCCCCTACGAGCTCACCAAGTCCGCCGGCGTCGTCGTCGAACAGATCATCCGCCCCACCGGCCTCGTCGACCCACCCGTCGAAATCCGCCCTGTCAAAGGCCAGATCGACGACCTCCTCGCCGAGATCCGCCTCCGCGCCGAGCGCAATCAGCGCGTCCTCGTCACCACCCTCACCAAGCGCATGGCCGAGGACCTCGCCAACTACTACACCGAAGTCGGCGTAAAGTGCCGCTACATGCACTCCGAGATCGACACCCTCGAGCGCATCCGCCTCCTCCGCGACCTCCGCAAAGGCGAGTACGACGTCCTCATCGGCATCAATCTCCTCCGCGAAGGCCTCGACCTTCCCGAAGTCTCCCTCGTCGCCATCCTCGACGCCGACAAAGAAGGCTTCCTACGCTCGCAGGGTTCGCTGATCCAAACCATCGGCCGCGCCGCCCGCAACGTCGAAGGCATCGCCATCCTCTACGCCGACAAAATGACGGACTCGATGCGCCGTGCGCTGGACGAAACCAGCCGCCGCCGCGAAAAGCAGCAAGCCTACAACACCGAACACGGCATCGAACCCCGCTCCGTCATCCGCTCGATCGACGACAGCCTGGCGACAATCCTGAAGGCCGACTACCAGGACCTTGCCGAAGAATCCGAAGACCCAGCGACGTTAAACTTCGCCAACCAACAAGAACTAGACGCCCACATCGTGAAGCTAGAAACCGAAATGCGCGAATCCGCCAAAAAATTCGAATTCGAACGCGCCGCCAAACTCCGCGACCAAGTCAAAGAACTCCGCACCAAGGAATTTCTATTTACGTAA
- a CDS encoding transposase, whose product MPTGLRRSQLTGSNHFLTFSCYKRLPYLNTDHARTTFLEQLEKLRQRHQFRVFAYVLMPEHVHLLVSEPKKYILATTLNVLKHETSQRLKTTQKHFWLTRYHDFNVETHDKFLEKLRYIHRNPVVRELVTSPEQYPWSSHNHWATGQQEIVEIESSWTWNKREREGIPHSTVW is encoded by the coding sequence ATGCCCACCGGTCTGAGACGCAGCCAACTCACAGGCAGCAACCACTTCCTCACCTTCAGTTGTTACAAGCGTCTCCCCTACCTCAACACCGATCACGCGCGCACGACCTTCCTCGAACAACTGGAAAAGCTCCGCCAACGCCACCAGTTCCGCGTCTTCGCCTACGTCCTCATGCCCGAGCACGTCCACCTACTCGTCTCCGAGCCAAAGAAATACATCCTCGCCACCACGCTCAACGTCCTGAAGCACGAAACCTCCCAACGCCTCAAGACCACACAAAAGCACTTCTGGCTAACCCGCTACCACGATTTCAACGTAGAAACCCACGACAAGTTCTTAGAGAAACTCCGCTACATCCACCGCAATCCAGTAGTCCGCGAGTTAGTAACTAGCCCCGAACAATATCCATGGAGCAGTCACAACCACTGGGCCACCGGCCAGCAAGAAATCGTAGAAATAGAATCCAGTTGGACATGGAACAAGCGCGAGCGCGAAGGCATCCCTCACTCCACGGTCTGGTAA